One genomic region from Phragmites australis chromosome 1, lpPhrAust1.1, whole genome shotgun sequence encodes:
- the LOC133886670 gene encoding zinc finger CCCH domain-containing protein 1-like, with protein MEREGNAAAAAGAGLWEASPDGVIVLSAGSAAVWQNRHHHHQREQQVSGHGSAAGIIGEFPEPPEKVYYKTKLCEKFEAGGRCAYEDGCTFAHGHAELRPPLPVPPALVKRRMAAAEHENGRGPAGFPGGGKVCFEFRDKGTCHWGAKCAYAHASAAEAAGIRYPGGPRLVEPARRSATPPARAFSPGPAAAGATRGGSGSYAPGTARAFSPVPAAAGQDDAKVTRLELLSRRKLSGVYGDWPEED; from the exons ATGGAGAGGGAGggcaacgccgccgccgctgctggtGCTGGCCTCTGGGAGGCGTCGCCGGACGGGGTGATCGTGCTGTCGGCGGGGTCGGCGGCGGTGTGGCAAAAccgccatcaccaccaccagcgGGAGCAGCAGGTGTCGGGGCACGGATCGGCGGCGGGGATCATCGGGGAGTTCCCGGAGCCGCCGGAGAAGGTGTACTACAAGACGAAGCTGTGCGAGAAGTTCGAGGCGGGCGGGAGGTGCGCGTACGAGGACGGGTGCACGTTCGCGCACGGGCACGCGGAGCTGCGCCCGCCGCTGCCCGTGCCGCCCGCGCTTGTCAAGCGGCGGATGGCGGCCGCCGAGCACGAGAACGGGAGGGGCCCCGCTGGGTTCCCCGGCGGGGGCAAGGTGTGCTTCGAGTTCAGGGACAAGGGGACCTGCCACTGGGGGGCCAAGTGCGCCTACGCCCATGCTTCCGCAGCCGAGGCCGCAG GAATCCGCTACCCTGGGGGGCCAAGGCTGGTGGagccggcgaggaggagcgcgaCGCCACCTGCAAGGGCGTTCTcgccggggccggcggcggccggggcgacgcgtggcggcagcggcagctaTGCGCCGGGTACCGCAAGGGCGTTCTCACCTGTTCCTGCCGCGGCCGGGCAGGACGATGCCAAGGTCACCCGACTGGAGCTTCTGAGCCGCAGAAAGTTGAGCGGCGTCTACGGCGACTGGCCGGAGGAGGACTGA
- the LOC133925151 gene encoding protein kinase PINOID 2, which translates to MAAIREESDYDSSRSSLTAPGSRRSWISDIGSSSSVSVRSFVGGGDAPAASSRHKPHKANQAEWEAIRRVRAAAGRVGLEHFRLVRRLGSGDLGNVYLCQLREPWSTGCLYAMKVVDKDALAFRKKLRRAEVEREILRTLDHPFLPTLYADFDASHYACLVMEFCPGGDLHVARQRQRGRRFSISSARFYVAETVLALEYLHMMGVVYRDLKPENVLVRGDGHIMLSDFDLSLKCDVVPRLLRHNSLPRNAGRADTGKPSCVPPIQPVLSCFFNGVHKCHVKDGTPKPGDGEADSADGSELDTNPELVVEPVSARSKSFVGTHEYLAPEVISGQGHGSAVDWWTLGVFMYEMIYGRTPFKGENNEKTLVNIVKQPLSFPRITASSGKEWDEQLRAQDLMSQLLVKNPKKRLGGCTGSAEVKRHEFFKGVNWALVRSVRPPEVPKPPVPVPAQKKVLMMSKKERQEPYNYRPDNRFEYF; encoded by the exons ATGGCTGCCATCAGAGAGGAATCCGACTACGACAGCAGCCGGTCCTCGCTCACGGCGCCAGGCTCCCGCCGGAGCTGGATCAGTGACATTGGCAGCTCCAGCTCGGTCTCGGTGCGCTCCTTCGTCGGCGGAGGCGACGCACCAGCCGCGTCATCCCGCCACAAGCCCCACAAGGCCAACCAGGCTGAATGGGAGGCCATCAGGCGCGTCCGCGCCGCAGCTGGCCGCGTCGGGCTGGAGCACTTCCGCCTGGTGCGGCGCCTGGGCAGCGGCGACCTCGGGAACGTCTACCTGTGCCAGCTGCGCGAGCCGTGGTCGACGGGGTGCCTGTACGCGATGAAGGTGGTGGACAAGGACGCGCTGGCCTTCCGCAAGAAGCTGCGGCGGGCGGAGGTGGAGCGGGAGATCCTGCGCACGCTCGACCACCCGTTCCTGCCGACATTGTACGCGGACTTCGACGCCTCGCACTACGCCTGCCTCGTCATGGAGTTCTGCCCCGGCGGGGACTTGCATGTGGcccggcagcggcagcggggCAGGCGGTTCAGcatctcctccgcgag GTTCTATGTGGCGGAGACGGTGCTGGCGCTGGAGTACCTGCATATGATGGGGGTGGTGTACAGGGACCTCAAGCCGGAGAACGTCCTGGTGCGCGGTGACGGCCACATCATGCTCTCGGACTTTGACCTCTCCCTCAAGTGCGACGTCGTTCCGAGGCTGCTCCGTCACAACAGCCTCCCCCGCAATGCCGGCCGAGCTGATACTGGCAAGCCGTCCTGCGTCCCGCCAATCCAGCCGGTGCTGTCGTGCTTCTTCAACGGCGTGCACAAGTGCCATGTAAAGGACGGCACTCCAAAGCccggcgacggcgaggcggACAGTGCCGACGGGTCGGAGCTCGACACCAACCCGGAGCTGGTGGTCGAGCCCGTCTCGGCGCGGTCCAAGTCATTCGTGGGCACGCACGAGTACCTGGCGCCGGAGGTTATCTCCGGGCAGGGCCACGGCAGCGCGGTGGACTGGTGGACCCTGGGGGTGTTCATGTACGAGATGATCTACGGCCGGACACCGTTCAAGGGGGAGAACAACGAGAAGACCCTCGTCAACATCGTCAAGCAGCCGCTGAGCTTCCCGCGGATCACGGCGTCGAGCGGCAAGGAGTGGGACGAGCAGCTGCGAGCGCAGGACCTCATGAGCCAGCTCCTGGTGAAGAACCCCAAGAAGAGGCTGGGCGGCTGCACGGGCTCGGCCGAGGTCAAGAGGCACGAGTTCTTCAAGGGCGTGAACTGGGCGCTCGTGAGGTCCGTCCGGCCGCCGGAGGTGCCGAAGCCACCGGTGCCGGTGCCAGCACAGAAGAAGGTGCTGATGATGAGCAAGAAGGAGAGGCAAGAGCCGTACAATTACCGGCCCGACAACCGTTTCGAGTACTTTTAG
- the LOC133924346 gene encoding NADH-cytochrome b5 reductase-like protein has product MAALLLRRLAGSHRGRVPLAAAAAAACGGAALFCASSPLTVAHLEKGEEAADKVALNPDKWLEFKLQEKATVSHNSQLFRFSFDPSTKLGLDVASCLITRAPIGEEVEGRRKFVIRPYTPISDPDSKGYFDLLIKVYPDGKMSQYFSNLKPGDVVEVKGPIEKLRYSPNMKRQIGMIAGGTGITPMLQVVRAILKNPDDNTQVSLIYANVSPDDILLKRELDRLASSYPNFKVFYTVDKPSGDWRGGVGFVSKDMILKGLPGPGEDSLILVCGPPGMMNHISGDKAKDRLQGELSGLLKDLGYTAEMVYKF; this is encoded by the exons ATGGCGGCGCTGCTGCTGCGTAGGCTCGCCGGGAGTCACCGCGGCCGCGTGccgctggccgccgccgccgccgccgcctgcggtGGAGCCGCGCTCTTCTGCGCCTCGTCGCCCCTCACCGTC GCGCACCTGGAGAAGGGCGAAGAAGCCGCCGATAAAGTTG CACTTAACCCTGACAAGTGGTTAGAGTTCAAGCTCCAAGAGAAGGCCACAGTTAGCCACAATTCACAGTTGTTCAG GTTTTCATTTGACCCATCAACTAAGCTGGGCCTTGATGTTGCTTCATGTCTCATCACAAG GGCTCCTATTGGTGAGGAAGTGGAGGGAAGAAGAAAATTTGTTATTCGCCC GTACACACCTATCTCCGATCCAGATTCTAAAGGATATTTTGACCTATTAATCAAG GTTTATCCTGATGGGAAAATGAGTCAgtatttttcaaatttgaagccAGGAGATGTTGTTGAAGTCAAAGG GCCCATTGAAAAGCTCAGATATAGCCCAAATATGAAAAGACAAATTGGCATG ATTGCTGGTGGTACTGGTATAACACCAATGCTGCAGGTTGTCAGGGCTATCCTCAAAAACCCTGATGACAACACTCAG GTTTCCTTAATTTATGCCAATGTGTCACCAGATGATATCTTGCTGAAAAGGGAATTAGATAGACTTGCCAGTAGCTATCCAAATTTCAAG GTTTTTTATACAGTTGATAAACCATCTGGTGACTGGAGGGGTGGTGTTGGTTTTGTATCAAAAGACATGATTTTGAAGGGTTTGCCAGGCCCAGGGGAGGATTCTCTGATTCTT GTTTGTGGTCCTCCAGGAATGATGAATCATATATCTGGTGATAAGGCAAAGGATAGATTACAGGGCGAG CTCTCTGGCCTTTTGAAAGATTTAGGGTACACGGCGGAGATGGTATACAAATTCTGA
- the LOC133922433 gene encoding uncharacterized protein At1g15400-like gives MAGLQRSSQTFRRSGSSGLVWDEMLMSGDSNQRDQRTSGEPEDEAVEFKELRHSRSVGSIGLQRRRNDGVDHSRWNNNNQGFHTRRVPPALDPPSPKVPGCIFCGIFRKAGASEPSKPRRY, from the coding sequence ATGGCAGGGCTGCAGAGATCTTCACAGACATTCAGGAGGTCTGGTTCATCAGGCTTGGTCTGGGATGAGATGCTCATGTCAGGGGATAGCAACCAGAGGGACCAAAGGACCTCAGGGGAACCAGAGGATGAAGCCGTGGAGTTCAAGGAGCTAAGGCACTCCCGTAGTGTTGGGTCTATTGGGCTGCAGCGCAGGCGCAACGATGGCGTGGATCACAGCCGgtggaacaacaacaaccagggCTTCCATACTCGACGTGTACCCCCAGCTCTAGACCCACCTTCACCCAAAGTTCCTGGTTGCATCTTCTGTGGAATTTTCAGGAAGGCAGGAGCTTCAGAGCCATCTAAGCCCAGAAGGTACTAG